A genomic region of Verrucomicrobiota bacterium contains the following coding sequences:
- a CDS encoding SDR family oxidoreductase, with the protein MDLRLKNKKAFITGAGSGIGRAISQRFGAEGAQVFVLDLNEAGGRETVSSIVESGGTASFHSLDVSNGAAVKVLFDELGPADILVNNAGIASIGNVEATSPEEMDKIYAVNIKGPYHCLFAAIPGMKANGGGAILNMASIASKIGISDRFAYSASKGAVFAMTLSVAKDYLAENIRCNCLCPGRVHTAFVDSYLDKNYPDNRDEMFAKLSAFQPIGRMGKPEEIAALAVFLCSDEASFITASAYDIDGGSTLLR; encoded by the coding sequence ATGGATCTTAGACTTAAAAATAAAAAGGCATTTATAACCGGTGCCGGTTCTGGAATCGGTCGAGCTATTTCTCAACGTTTTGGTGCGGAAGGTGCCCAGGTTTTTGTATTAGACCTGAATGAAGCGGGGGGCCGGGAAACGGTTTCCTCTATTGTCGAATCAGGCGGCACGGCAAGTTTCCATTCTCTGGATGTTTCCAATGGCGCTGCGGTTAAAGTCCTTTTCGATGAACTGGGCCCCGCTGACATTTTGGTCAATAACGCAGGTATCGCATCCATAGGAAATGTGGAGGCTACTTCTCCTGAAGAGATGGATAAAATCTATGCGGTAAATATCAAAGGTCCCTACCATTGTTTATTTGCGGCCATTCCAGGAATGAAAGCAAATGGTGGAGGTGCCATCCTCAACATGGCTTCCATCGCAAGTAAGATTGGTATCAGCGACCGATTTGCTTATTCGGCCAGTAAGGGTGCGGTATTTGCCATGACCCTGTCAGTTGCTAAAGATTATCTTGCCGAAAACATTCGATGTAATTGTCTCTGCCCGGGGCGGGTGCATACTGCATTTGTTGATTCCTATTTGGATAAGAATTACCCGGACAATAGAGATGAGATGTTCGCAAAACTTTCCGCCTTTCAACCGATTGGCAGAATGGGTAAACCGGAGGAGATTGCTGCGTTAGCCGTTTTCCTTTGTAGCGACGAAGCCTCGTTCATTACCGCCAGCGCCTATGACATTGATGGCGGATCGACCTTGTTGAGGTAG
- a CDS encoding DUF1501 domain-containing protein, producing the protein MNPLEQYVTLESRRQFLGKAAKGLGIAALSSILGPQLRGASTLPSGLGVGFLGSPHFPAKAKRGIYLFMSGAPSQLDMYDYKPEMKAMYDKDLPDSIRRGQRLTTMTSGQVRFPVVPSMYEFEQVGQAGAWMSELLPYTKKVVDDLAIIKSMYTEAINHDPAITYIQTGNQIPGRPSMGAWLSYGLGSLNENLPTFVILNSTWTGRQEAQALYSRLWGAGPLPSEHQGVSLRSKGDPVLYLSDPHGVSRDLRRDMLDGVNEINEDLYQEFGDPETHARISQYEMAFRMQSSVPELTDLSDEPDYIFDLYGPDAKVPGTFAYNCLMARRLAEKGVRFSQIFHRGWDQHNSLPKDLPNQCKDIDQATYALITDLKQRGMFDDTMVIWGGEFGRTIYCQGTLSESTYGRDHHPRCFTKWIAGAGVKGGTVYGNTDEFGYNITENPVHIRDLNATILNQFGINHERLNFRHQGLDLSLTGVEEARVVKEILT; encoded by the coding sequence ATGAACCCACTCGAACAATACGTCACTTTAGAATCTCGAAGACAATTTCTTGGTAAGGCCGCCAAAGGACTCGGGATTGCAGCCTTATCCTCAATCCTGGGACCTCAGCTTCGGGGAGCATCCACGCTTCCATCCGGTTTGGGTGTGGGATTCCTGGGATCACCCCATTTTCCAGCAAAGGCAAAGCGAGGCATCTACCTGTTTATGTCGGGTGCTCCCTCTCAACTGGACATGTATGACTACAAGCCGGAAATGAAGGCGATGTATGACAAAGATCTGCCGGACTCTATTCGACGCGGACAACGGCTCACCACTATGACATCGGGACAGGTCCGCTTCCCTGTGGTGCCGTCCATGTATGAATTCGAACAAGTTGGTCAGGCAGGGGCCTGGATGAGCGAACTCCTCCCATACACGAAGAAAGTGGTAGACGACCTCGCTATCATCAAGTCGATGTATACGGAGGCCATAAACCACGACCCCGCCATTACCTACATCCAAACCGGGAACCAAATTCCAGGTCGCCCCAGCATGGGTGCCTGGTTGAGTTATGGTCTGGGAAGCTTGAATGAAAACCTACCCACCTTTGTAATTTTAAATTCCACCTGGACGGGACGCCAGGAAGCGCAAGCACTCTATTCCAGATTGTGGGGTGCCGGTCCTCTACCTTCCGAACACCAAGGTGTGAGCCTGCGTTCCAAGGGTGATCCCGTCCTTTACTTAAGTGATCCTCATGGCGTCAGCCGCGATCTTCGAAGAGATATGCTGGACGGCGTTAATGAAATAAACGAAGACCTCTATCAGGAATTCGGGGACCCGGAAACTCACGCCCGCATCTCTCAATATGAGATGGCATTCCGCATGCAAAGTTCGGTGCCAGAACTCACCGACCTCTCCGACGAACCGGATTACATTTTTGATTTGTATGGTCCGGATGCGAAGGTGCCTGGAACCTTCGCCTACAACTGCCTGATGGCTCGTCGTCTCGCAGAAAAAGGCGTCCGTTTCTCTCAAATCTTCCATCGTGGCTGGGACCAACACAACTCGCTTCCTAAAGATCTCCCCAACCAATGTAAGGATATCGACCAAGCCACTTATGCATTAATTACAGACTTAAAGCAGCGCGGCATGTTTGACGACACCATGGTAATTTGGGGCGGAGAGTTCGGTCGCACCATTTATTGCCAGGGAACGCTCAGTGAGTCCACTTACGGGCGAGACCACCACCCTCGTTGTTTCACCAAATGGATTGCCGGTGCAGGAGTGAAGGGAGGCACGGTTTATGGAAACACTGACGAGTTTGGCTATAATATCACGGAGAACCCTGTGCATATTCGCGATCTAAACGCAACTATCCTGAATCAATTCGGCATTAATCACGAACGGTTAAACTTCAGGCATCAAGGACTCGATCTAAGCCTTACCGGCGTAGAGGAAGCTCGCGTTGTAAAAGAGATCTTAACTTAA
- a CDS encoding sulfatase, with the protein MNPKQLLQISILFGFSIHSLIAADKPNILFIMSDDHTAQAIGAYATLLKQLDPTPTIDTLAEEGILFENAFNTNSICTPSRACIITGQYNHINGVFDLNGNIKPDKQMLPIQMKKAGYQTAIIGKWHLKEEPNFDYYKVLPGQGKYFDTELRTQGDNPWPENVEVHKGEHSSDVITDATLDWFQNERDPNKPFFVCHQFKAPHDYFENAERYQSYLADVEIPEPDTLYDVPKTWGSIGTRGHNDELTPHIGTSIGSRNPRRSYATHLFAMFPEEYPDDYDPSKLSEVETTRISYQAYLKKYLRCVKGVDDNLKRLFDYLKQEGLFDNTVIIYTGDQGFWLGEKDFQDKRWAYDESQRMPFIVRYPKSIPSGIRSDAIIENVDYPALMLDFAGAVIPKNVQGKSFREICETGREPAGWKDAAYYRYWMHMAHHDNPGEMAIRTKNHKLIYFYGCNYEGGYRTPPGWELYDLERDPQELNNVYDHPAYQDVRDQLKVRFAKLRMNVGDDGSHYPAVERVVQEFWDYDEIDKQNAFKISHEFLKVREAELAKANK; encoded by the coding sequence ATGAACCCTAAACAATTGCTCCAAATCTCCATTCTTTTTGGTTTTTCAATTCATTCTTTGATCGCAGCAGACAAACCGAATATTTTGTTTATCATGTCGGACGATCATACGGCTCAAGCCATTGGAGCCTATGCGACTTTATTGAAACAGTTGGATCCAACGCCAACAATCGATACCCTGGCGGAAGAAGGAATTTTGTTTGAAAACGCATTTAATACCAACTCGATTTGTACTCCTTCGCGAGCCTGCATCATTACGGGTCAGTATAACCATATTAATGGTGTGTTCGATTTGAATGGAAACATAAAGCCGGACAAGCAAATGCTTCCCATTCAAATGAAAAAGGCCGGTTATCAAACGGCTATAATAGGCAAATGGCATTTAAAGGAGGAACCGAATTTCGACTACTACAAAGTGCTCCCAGGGCAGGGCAAATATTTTGATACCGAGTTGAGAACTCAGGGAGACAACCCTTGGCCAGAAAATGTCGAGGTTCATAAAGGGGAACATTCTTCCGATGTCATTACGGATGCTACGCTGGATTGGTTTCAAAATGAGCGGGACCCGAATAAACCTTTCTTCGTCTGTCATCAGTTTAAGGCACCTCATGATTACTTCGAAAATGCTGAGCGTTACCAGTCTTACCTGGCCGACGTTGAAATTCCTGAACCGGATACCTTGTACGATGTGCCAAAAACCTGGGGTTCGATCGGTACTCGAGGACACAACGACGAACTGACCCCGCATATCGGAACATCGATTGGAAGCCGCAATCCTCGACGCTCCTATGCTACCCATCTCTTTGCAATGTTTCCTGAGGAATATCCGGATGACTACGATCCTTCCAAATTGAGTGAAGTCGAAACCACACGCATATCCTACCAGGCTTATTTAAAAAAATACCTTCGCTGTGTGAAGGGGGTGGATGATAACCTCAAGCGACTTTTCGATTACCTTAAACAGGAAGGTCTTTTCGATAACACCGTGATTATTTACACGGGCGATCAAGGATTCTGGTTAGGTGAAAAAGACTTTCAGGACAAACGCTGGGCTTATGATGAATCACAACGTATGCCCTTTATTGTGCGCTATCCGAAGAGCATTCCTTCCGGTATTCGCAGCGATGCAATTATCGAGAATGTTGATTACCCCGCCTTGATGCTTGATTTTGCCGGAGCTGTGATTCCTAAAAATGTTCAAGGAAAATCGTTTCGTGAAATTTGTGAAACCGGTCGTGAGCCAGCTGGTTGGAAAGATGCGGCCTATTACCGTTATTGGATGCATATGGCCCACCACGATAATCCAGGTGAGATGGCCATTAGAACCAAGAACCATAAACTCATTTATTTTTATGGCTGCAATTATGAAGGTGGTTATCGGACGCCTCCGGGTTGGGAGCTTTATGATCTCGAACGTGACCCTCAAGAACTCAATAACGTATATGATCATCCGGCCTACCAAGACGTTCGTGATCAGCTTAAAGTTCGATTTGCAAAACTTCGAATGAATGTAGGAGATGATGGTTCTCATTACCCGGCAGTGGAGAGGGTGGTTCAAGAGTTCTGGGATTACGATGAGATCGATAAACAAAATGCCTTTAAAATATCTCACGAGTTCTTAAAAGTTCGTGAGGCTGAACTGGCAAAAGCCAACAAGTAA